In Salinibacterium sp. dk2585, a single window of DNA contains:
- a CDS encoding methyltransferase, whose amino-acid sequence MAADEGDARLIEALRSDLASARFTVDTLTALWGTEADAALFRGQRVPALRALDRDESSAGTLARLFVLGLPTSVERLDAALPTLGAEGAERLGLVARVGGDVTPRLDVRPYDFIDAHGAGSFVLASDLGELALGRAIPEGHVLGVGGASRTLSGLTVRDRVGAVLDLGTGCGIQALHAARHADRVVATDISSRALELARLNSRLAGIETVDLREGSLFEPVVGERFDLVVSNPPFVITPRMEGVPSYEYRDGGMVGDDLVAGVVRGVGEHLEPGGIAQLLGNWEYRAGEDGLDRVGRWVDESGLDAWVVEREVQSVEEYAETWIRDGGTRPGTDDFDRLYSAWLDDFAERGVDRVGFGYLTLRRPRAGAPTLRRLERLHGPLGSTALGEAIATSLRAHDILTALGDERLADARLTLAGDVTEERHYWPGDEDPTVMTLRQGGGFGRTRQVDTALAAVVGACDGELSIRAITAAIAQLLEVDADSLLAEVLPGVRELVFTGFLRFG is encoded by the coding sequence GTGGCAGCTGACGAGGGCGACGCCCGACTCATCGAGGCGCTGCGTTCCGACCTCGCGTCCGCCCGGTTTACCGTCGACACCCTCACGGCGCTGTGGGGAACCGAAGCGGATGCCGCGTTGTTCCGTGGACAGCGCGTGCCGGCCCTTCGCGCGCTCGACAGGGACGAATCGAGTGCGGGCACCCTGGCAAGGCTCTTCGTGCTCGGCCTTCCGACGAGCGTCGAGCGGCTCGACGCCGCCCTGCCCACGCTTGGCGCGGAGGGCGCGGAACGCCTCGGGCTCGTCGCCCGCGTCGGCGGCGACGTCACGCCGCGCCTTGACGTGCGGCCCTATGACTTCATCGACGCGCACGGTGCTGGCAGCTTCGTGCTCGCGAGCGATCTCGGGGAGCTCGCGCTCGGCCGCGCGATCCCGGAGGGCCACGTGCTCGGCGTCGGGGGAGCGTCGCGCACGCTCAGCGGCCTCACGGTACGCGACCGGGTCGGCGCTGTGCTCGACCTCGGCACGGGATGCGGCATCCAGGCGCTCCACGCTGCGCGGCACGCGGACCGCGTCGTGGCCACCGATATCTCGAGCCGTGCACTCGAGCTCGCGCGCCTCAACAGCCGCCTTGCGGGAATCGAGACGGTGGACTTGCGCGAGGGGAGCCTCTTCGAGCCCGTCGTGGGCGAACGCTTCGACCTCGTCGTCTCCAACCCGCCCTTTGTGATCACGCCCCGCATGGAGGGAGTGCCGAGCTACGAGTACCGCGACGGAGGCATGGTCGGCGACGACCTCGTCGCGGGGGTCGTGCGCGGCGTCGGCGAGCACCTGGAACCGGGCGGGATCGCGCAACTGCTCGGCAACTGGGAGTACCGGGCTGGCGAAGACGGCCTCGACCGCGTCGGCCGGTGGGTCGACGAGTCCGGGCTCGACGCCTGGGTCGTCGAGCGCGAGGTGCAGTCGGTGGAGGAATACGCGGAGACATGGATCCGCGACGGCGGCACGCGCCCAGGCACGGACGACTTCGACCGCCTCTACTCGGCATGGCTCGACGACTTCGCGGAGCGTGGCGTCGACCGGGTCGGCTTCGGCTATCTCACCCTGCGCCGGCCTCGCGCGGGTGCTCCGACGCTCCGCAGGCTCGAGCGGCTGCACGGTCCGCTCGGCTCGACCGCGCTGGGAGAGGCCATCGCCACCTCGCTCCGCGCGCATGACATCCTCACCGCGCTTGGCGACGAGCGGCTGGCGGATGCCCGACTCACGCTCGCGGGCGACGTCACCGAGGAGCGGCACTACTGGCCGGGTGACGAGGATCCGACCGTCATGACCCTGCGGCAGGGCGGAGGCTTCGGCAGGACGCGTCAGGTCGATACGGCGCTCGCGGCCGTGGTGGGGGCGTGCGACGGTGAGTTGAGCATCCGGGCCATCACGGCTGCGATCGCCCAGCTCCTGGAGGTCGACGCCGACAGCCTGCTCGCGGAGGTGCTCCCGGGCGTGCGGGAACTCGTCTTCACCGGCTTCCTGCGTTTCGGCTGA
- a CDS encoding zinc-dependent alcohol dehydrogenase family protein: MRATVIHGERDVRLEEVPEPTILTPRDAIVRVVAACVCGSDLWSYRGVEKVREPRPIGHEFIGVVEDTGTEVSNISVGDFVIAPFYHCDNTCVNCRNGVTTSCQHGGWWGAPDREGHLASGAQGERVRVPNADGTLVVTPRHPDEDLVPSVLTLADVMGTGHHAAVSAGVGPGKTVVVVGDGAVGLCAVLAAKRLGASRIVAMSRHEDRQEIAREFGATDIVAERGDEGVARIRELFDGVGADCVLECVGTKESMDQAIRSTRPGGMVGYVGVPAGGPELPVRRLFQSNIGVRGGVAPVRGYIEELMQEVFSGAINPGRVFDLQLPLEEVAEAYAAMDERRATKVLLRP; the protein is encoded by the coding sequence ATGCGAGCAACGGTGATCCACGGCGAACGCGATGTTCGCCTCGAAGAGGTTCCAGAACCCACCATCCTGACCCCGCGGGACGCGATCGTGCGCGTTGTCGCCGCCTGTGTGTGCGGCTCCGACCTGTGGTCCTACCGGGGTGTCGAGAAGGTGCGGGAGCCGCGACCGATCGGGCACGAGTTCATTGGTGTCGTGGAAGACACCGGAACAGAGGTCTCGAACATCTCCGTCGGAGACTTCGTGATCGCGCCCTTCTACCACTGCGACAACACCTGCGTGAACTGCCGAAACGGCGTGACGACATCGTGCCAGCACGGCGGCTGGTGGGGTGCCCCCGATCGCGAGGGCCACCTCGCCAGCGGAGCCCAGGGCGAGCGCGTCAGGGTGCCCAACGCCGACGGCACGCTCGTCGTCACCCCGCGGCATCCCGATGAGGACCTCGTCCCGAGCGTGCTGACCCTTGCCGACGTCATGGGCACTGGACACCACGCGGCAGTATCGGCCGGCGTCGGCCCAGGCAAGACGGTTGTGGTCGTCGGCGACGGGGCGGTCGGGCTCTGCGCCGTGCTCGCCGCCAAGCGACTCGGCGCGAGCCGCATCGTCGCGATGTCGCGCCACGAGGATCGCCAGGAGATCGCCCGCGAGTTCGGCGCGACCGACATCGTGGCGGAGCGCGGCGACGAGGGAGTCGCTCGCATCCGCGAGCTCTTCGACGGCGTCGGCGCCGACTGCGTGCTCGAGTGCGTCGGCACGAAGGAGTCGATGGACCAGGCGATCCGCTCCACGCGGCCCGGCGGCATGGTGGGCTACGTGGGGGTGCCCGCCGGTGGCCCCGAACTGCCCGTGCGGCGCCTCTTCCAGAGCAACATCGGCGTGCGCGGCGGAGTCGCCCCCGTGCGCGGCTACATCGAGGAACTCATGCAGGAGGTCTTCTCGGGCGCCATCAACCCCGGACGCGTCTTCGACCTGCAGCTTCCCCTCGAGGAGGTCGCGGAGGCCTACGCCGCGATGGACGAGCGCCGGGCCACGAAGGTGCTGCTCCGCCCCTGA
- a CDS encoding GNAT family N-acetyltransferase codes for MSDATVIPNEQAHHYDLTLDGKVIGHINYRDDGDRRVILHTKVDDDQTGQGYGTKLIVAALDDIRAKGKRAVTLCPMATAYVTKHDGYRDIVDPPHVLDS; via the coding sequence ATGAGCGACGCGACCGTGATCCCCAATGAGCAGGCCCACCACTATGACCTCACCCTCGATGGCAAGGTCATCGGCCACATCAACTACCGCGACGACGGCGATCGCCGCGTGATCCTCCATACGAAGGTCGACGATGACCAGACGGGCCAGGGCTACGGCACGAAGTTGATCGTCGCCGCCCTCGACGACATCAGGGCCAAGGGCAAGCGGGCCGTGACCCTGTGCCCCATGGCGACCGCGTATGTGACGAAGCACGACGGCTACCGCGACATCGTCGACCCGCCGCACGTGCTCGACAGCTAA
- a CDS encoding ankyrin repeat domain-containing protein: MDDSAGTPSFTAEELELIESIFGMARSGSTHELAALIDGGVPANLTNAKGDSLLILAAYHQHPETVAALLERGADTDRVNDMGQTAMACAVFRNNAQIAQALLDAGADPDVGNHTALEIARQFGISDMVELLEKHAAGPRGS, from the coding sequence GTGGACGACAGCGCGGGCACACCCAGCTTCACCGCCGAAGAACTCGAGCTCATCGAGTCGATCTTCGGGATGGCTCGCTCCGGCAGCACGCATGAGCTCGCGGCGCTCATCGACGGGGGAGTGCCCGCCAATCTGACGAACGCCAAGGGCGACTCGCTCCTGATCCTCGCGGCCTATCACCAGCATCCGGAGACCGTCGCGGCCCTCCTGGAGCGCGGCGCCGACACCGATCGGGTCAACGACATGGGGCAGACGGCCATGGCGTGCGCCGTGTTCAGGAACAACGCGCAGATCGCCCAGGCGCTGCTCGACGCGGGAGCAGACCCTGACGTCGGCAACCACACGGCCCTCGAGATCGCGCGCCAGTTCGGCATCAGTGACATGGTCGAGCTGCTCGAGAAGCACGCCGCGGGACCCCGTGGCAGCTGA
- a CDS encoding YdeI family protein, producing the protein MVAHNDKPVLYPHTAEAWEAWLDEHGSSHPGVRLQLRKKASTKPGIRYPDALDVALCFGWIDGQINSLDSDFVLQSFTPRRPRSVWSQRNRDYIERLTAEGRMRPAGIAAVEAAKADGRWDAAYRVATAEAPADLRAALDASPVASAAFDALSSQNRFAIIFRTNDAKRPETRARRIARFVEMLERGETLY; encoded by the coding sequence GTGGTCGCACACAACGACAAGCCCGTGCTCTATCCGCACACCGCCGAGGCGTGGGAGGCGTGGCTCGACGAGCACGGCTCCTCCCACCCGGGGGTCCGCCTGCAACTGCGCAAGAAGGCCTCCACCAAGCCGGGCATCCGCTACCCGGATGCGCTCGATGTCGCCCTCTGCTTCGGTTGGATCGACGGCCAGATCAACTCCCTCGACAGCGACTTCGTGCTGCAGTCCTTCACACCGCGCCGGCCCAGGAGCGTGTGGTCGCAGCGAAACCGCGACTACATCGAGCGGCTCACGGCGGAGGGACGGATGCGCCCGGCCGGCATCGCCGCCGTCGAGGCCGCCAAAGCGGACGGCCGCTGGGATGCCGCCTACCGCGTCGCGACGGCGGAGGCACCCGCCGACCTCCGTGCCGCGCTCGACGCCTCACCCGTGGCATCCGCTGCCTTCGACGCCCTGAGTTCGCAGAACCGCTTCGCGATCATCTTCCGCACGAACGACGCGAAGCGTCCCGAGACGCGCGCGCGCCGGATTGCACGCTTCGTGGAGATGCTCGAGCGCGGCGAGACCCTCTACTGA
- a CDS encoding membrane protein insertase YidC: protein MDFTSIAPFSTVLDAAYSVVLAFADLLAPLAGAMAAALAVVLITVIVRTLLIPVGASQVRAEYTRRRLAPKLAELRRRFSKNPELLQRKTMALYAEEKASPLAGCLPLLLQAPVLSTVYALFAFGVINGHANVLLDESFLGTALGDSLLAAVSGGAGVLAHALVMGVIAVAAFMSRLVAIRFAASAPVVGDIPGALAPDGPLSWLAFATVIVAAIVPLAAALYLAVSTSWTLGERVILRRVLAPR from the coding sequence ATGGACTTCACCTCTATTGCCCCCTTCTCGACCGTGCTCGACGCCGCCTACTCGGTCGTGCTTGCCTTCGCCGACCTGCTGGCCCCCCTCGCCGGGGCAATGGCGGCGGCGTTGGCGGTCGTGCTCATCACCGTCATCGTGCGCACCCTCCTCATCCCCGTCGGCGCGTCCCAGGTGCGCGCCGAGTACACGCGGCGTCGTCTCGCACCGAAGCTTGCGGAACTGCGACGACGCTTCTCGAAGAACCCCGAGCTGTTGCAGCGCAAGACGATGGCGCTCTACGCAGAGGAGAAGGCCTCGCCCCTCGCCGGATGTCTGCCCCTGCTCCTGCAGGCCCCCGTGCTCTCGACTGTCTATGCCCTCTTCGCCTTCGGCGTCATCAATGGCCACGCCAACGTGCTACTTGATGAGTCCTTCCTTGGCACCGCCCTCGGCGATTCCCTCCTCGCGGCCGTCTCCGGGGGCGCGGGCGTCCTGGCCCACGCGCTCGTGATGGGCGTCATCGCGGTCGCCGCCTTCATGTCGCGTCTCGTCGCCATCCGCTTCGCCGCCTCTGCGCCCGTCGTCGGTGACATTCCCGGCGCTCTCGCACCCGACGGGCCGCTCAGCTGGCTGGCCTTCGCGACCGTGATCGTCGCGGCGATCGTGCCGCTCGCCGCCGCGCTCTACCTCGCGGTCAGCACGAGCTGGACGCTCGGCGAGCGGGTCATCCTGCGGCGAGTGCTGGCTCCCCGGTGA
- a CDS encoding Rv2578c family radical SAM protein — translation MRWSGQEINEEEADALPGLARLNNLVRTTRTPEFDGITFYEVLAKSALNRVPGQSKMPFGWTINPMRGCLHQCTYCFARPTHNYLDLDSGRDFDTQIIVKVNVGEVLTKELSKPSWGRHPVALGTNTDPYQRAEGRYRLMPGIISALAASGTPISVLTKGTLLRRDLPLLAEARQHVPVDLAMSIAIYDDELQQSVEPGTPTAAARLATVTAAREAGFNCTVFMMPILPFLTDTRAHLDEALRRIREAGATSVTYSALHLKPGVKEWYFAWLEREHPELLGRYRSMYSQGTYAPKEYRKWLASKIHPLIKAHGLQRGLEDPATGGVMSSALEGDGVPTRRTGELPKELARVSATAVSPPSLISEELPPGLAARAMAQPTLF, via the coding sequence ATGCGTTGGAGCGGCCAGGAGATCAACGAGGAAGAGGCGGATGCCCTGCCAGGCCTTGCCCGCTTGAACAACCTGGTGCGCACGACCCGCACCCCCGAGTTTGACGGCATCACCTTCTACGAGGTGCTCGCCAAATCCGCCCTCAACCGGGTTCCGGGGCAGAGCAAGATGCCCTTCGGTTGGACGATCAACCCGATGCGTGGATGCCTGCACCAGTGCACCTACTGCTTCGCCCGGCCTACCCACAACTACCTCGACCTCGACTCGGGCCGGGACTTCGATACGCAGATCATCGTGAAGGTCAATGTGGGCGAGGTGCTCACGAAGGAACTCTCGAAGCCGTCGTGGGGGAGGCATCCGGTCGCCCTTGGCACGAACACCGACCCCTACCAGCGTGCTGAGGGCCGGTACCGGCTCATGCCGGGAATCATCTCGGCGCTCGCCGCATCCGGCACCCCCATTTCGGTGCTCACCAAGGGCACGCTGCTGCGCCGCGACCTCCCGCTCCTCGCGGAGGCGCGCCAGCATGTGCCGGTCGACCTCGCGATGTCGATCGCGATCTACGACGACGAGTTGCAGCAGTCGGTCGAGCCAGGCACGCCCACGGCTGCCGCGCGGCTCGCGACCGTGACCGCGGCGCGGGAGGCAGGATTCAACTGCACGGTCTTCATGATGCCGATCCTGCCGTTCCTCACCGACACGCGCGCGCACCTCGACGAGGCGCTCCGGCGCATCCGTGAGGCGGGTGCCACCTCGGTCACCTACTCCGCGCTGCACCTCAAGCCGGGCGTCAAGGAGTGGTACTTCGCCTGGCTTGAGCGGGAGCATCCCGAGCTGCTGGGGCGATACCGCTCGATGTACTCGCAGGGCACCTATGCGCCCAAGGAGTACCGCAAGTGGCTGGCGAGCAAGATCCATCCGCTCATCAAGGCGCACGGCCTGCAGCGAGGCCTCGAAGACCCCGCCACGGGCGGCGTGATGTCGAGTGCGCTCGAGGGCGACGGCGTGCCGACACGACGAACGGGCGAGCTCCCGAAGGAACTCGCCCGTGTCAGCGCGACGGCGGTGAGCCCGCCGTCGCTCATCTCAGAGGAGTTGCCGCCGGGCCTCGCCGCTCGGGCGATGGCCCAGCCAACCCTCTTCTGA